From one Sorangium aterium genomic stretch:
- a CDS encoding sigma 54-interacting transcriptional regulator, whose protein sequence is MGRSLISAAHAADRDPWRDLALRCAVTSADPAAAAQGISAAAQGAILLVAEREATSWGSLVLDEVTRLIAEGSCSALVIVCSDAAMRPWTSALTIDGVASPDDLHRFWEAFAADAERRVVAKIERLDALEGWCSAVLAAPPEQRAARQPPSRESARLLDRLALSQRPWPSAQLRQLAARRAQPGPGDAACQGVAQELAALGLIEVDDRGWVAAPRAVVDPADVDPEDVLAIAEALEEQSSDPWSLSRASELLASLGQDERAEAAAMLAISSVGEPSARADFWQRWTRTMRTLSGESAASGERLLRAAQLALRLGDIEFAIDFSSAAQRERETFAALLVRGRATSARGDLTTAAMVLSRALSLAATPEERARGAVEMAELCCKTGDLAAAKARAEEGLAGAGEIATRLQARNILGKLLLAQQAWAEAELHFAADAWEAACAGEHVSELRARLNRAISLLSSGRLDEARTMLAGVLEEGERRGERAASGYALTNLAVIAHLKHEYPEALRLFERAIEIFRRIGDKVALVNLITNLAEIRLQLGMIEEAEQALAFARKACGHVVPGVRVTHVAYVAAQIHFECRRTVDAWSELTAAFACGAGSKLGECYATAARIALHDGDLLQAGQMIQRARAEATSDRHRAEVALLEAMCSRAAGAPFGQIAAEALALSRRAHSHECALEAHVLLHHASSAGDRVSRALEDEPTAARSHLEAAIVLRDRIAGSLPPEIARKFLSRRSFAELARLEACARSAAEAEPRGCELCGSSACAGCARGAARAPRPASVVPAIKRMVGTTPALLSLIHQIGKVGASDATVLIHGESGTGKELVAEAIHEVSARRAGPLIKVNCAALVETLLLSELFGHEKGSFTGAASRRRGRFELAEGGTLFLDEIGDISPRTQVALLRVLQDKTFERVGGVTPLRANVRILCATHRDLRAMVARGEFREDLYYRLRQVVLEVPALRHRPRDLPAIATAILERIGGERGVAPKRLSSRAVEALSRHSWPGNVRELENALRAAAIFADGQVIDLEDFTTNVEGLRELEAADLASAPMTPRAGMHPAFDSSRDSPRESSRELPREPTSGPRSSAPEQATSVSHSPSTPADRTPLELAYAQVRGGVSLSDMKREIERECIARALDESRGNITRAAVLLGMKRPRLSQLVKQYGFGGTSED, encoded by the coding sequence GTGGGACGCTCGCTGATCTCGGCCGCGCACGCCGCGGATCGGGATCCCTGGCGCGATCTCGCGCTTCGCTGCGCCGTCACCTCTGCCGATCCGGCCGCGGCCGCGCAGGGCATCAGCGCCGCCGCGCAAGGCGCGATCCTGCTGGTCGCCGAGCGAGAGGCCACCAGCTGGGGGAGCCTTGTGCTGGACGAGGTCACGCGCCTCATCGCGGAGGGGTCGTGCTCCGCGCTGGTCATCGTGTGCAGCGACGCCGCGATGCGGCCCTGGACGAGCGCGCTCACGATCGACGGCGTCGCGTCGCCGGACGATCTGCACCGCTTCTGGGAGGCGTTCGCGGCGGACGCGGAGCGCCGGGTCGTCGCGAAGATCGAGCGGCTCGACGCGCTGGAGGGCTGGTGCTCCGCGGTGCTGGCCGCGCCGCCCGAGCAGCGCGCCGCGCGGCAGCCGCCGAGCCGCGAGTCCGCGCGCCTGCTGGATCGGCTCGCGCTGAGCCAGCGGCCCTGGCCGTCCGCGCAGCTCCGCCAGCTCGCGGCGCGGCGCGCGCAGCCCGGGCCGGGGGACGCGGCGTGCCAGGGGGTCGCCCAGGAGCTCGCCGCCCTCGGCCTGATCGAGGTCGACGATCGAGGGTGGGTCGCCGCGCCGCGCGCGGTCGTCGATCCGGCCGACGTCGATCCCGAGGATGTGCTCGCGATCGCGGAGGCGCTCGAGGAGCAGTCGTCCGATCCGTGGAGCCTCTCGCGCGCGAGCGAGCTCCTCGCCTCGCTGGGCCAGGACGAGCGCGCCGAGGCCGCGGCGATGCTCGCGATCTCCTCGGTCGGCGAGCCGTCGGCGCGCGCCGACTTCTGGCAGCGCTGGACCCGGACGATGCGGACGCTCTCCGGCGAGAGCGCCGCGTCGGGCGAGCGGCTGCTCCGCGCGGCGCAGCTCGCGCTCCGGCTCGGCGACATCGAGTTCGCCATCGACTTCTCGTCCGCGGCCCAGCGCGAGCGGGAGACGTTCGCCGCGCTGCTCGTCCGGGGCCGCGCGACGAGCGCGCGCGGCGACCTGACGACCGCCGCGATGGTGCTCTCGCGGGCGCTGTCGCTCGCCGCCACGCCCGAGGAGCGGGCGCGCGGCGCCGTGGAGATGGCGGAGCTCTGCTGCAAGACGGGCGACCTCGCGGCGGCCAAGGCGCGCGCGGAGGAAGGGCTCGCCGGCGCGGGGGAGATCGCGACGCGCCTCCAGGCGCGCAACATCCTCGGCAAGCTGCTCCTCGCGCAGCAGGCCTGGGCCGAGGCGGAGCTGCACTTCGCGGCCGACGCGTGGGAGGCGGCGTGCGCGGGCGAGCACGTGAGCGAGCTGCGCGCCCGGCTGAACCGCGCCATCTCGCTGCTCTCCAGCGGCCGGCTCGACGAGGCGCGCACGATGCTCGCCGGCGTGCTCGAAGAAGGCGAGCGGCGGGGCGAGCGCGCGGCGAGCGGCTATGCGCTCACGAACCTCGCGGTCATCGCCCACCTGAAGCACGAGTACCCGGAGGCCTTGCGCCTCTTCGAGCGCGCGATCGAGATCTTCCGGAGGATCGGCGACAAGGTCGCGCTCGTGAACCTCATCACGAACCTCGCGGAGATCCGGCTGCAGCTCGGGATGATCGAGGAGGCCGAGCAGGCGCTCGCGTTCGCGCGGAAGGCCTGCGGCCATGTCGTCCCTGGCGTTCGCGTCACGCACGTCGCCTACGTCGCGGCGCAGATCCACTTCGAGTGCCGGCGCACGGTGGACGCCTGGTCCGAGCTCACGGCCGCCTTCGCCTGCGGCGCCGGCTCGAAGCTCGGCGAGTGCTACGCGACCGCCGCGCGCATCGCGCTGCACGACGGCGACCTCCTGCAGGCCGGTCAGATGATCCAGCGGGCGCGCGCCGAGGCGACCTCCGACCGGCACCGCGCCGAGGTCGCGCTCCTCGAGGCGATGTGCTCCCGCGCCGCCGGCGCGCCGTTCGGGCAGATCGCCGCGGAGGCGCTCGCGCTGTCGCGCCGGGCCCACAGCCACGAGTGCGCCCTGGAGGCGCACGTGCTGCTTCACCACGCCTCGTCCGCCGGGGACCGTGTGTCGCGCGCCCTCGAGGACGAGCCCACGGCGGCGCGCTCGCACCTCGAGGCGGCGATCGTCCTCCGCGATCGCATCGCCGGGTCGCTCCCGCCCGAGATCGCCCGCAAGTTCCTCTCGCGCCGGAGCTTCGCCGAGCTCGCCCGGCTGGAGGCGTGCGCGCGCAGCGCCGCCGAGGCGGAGCCGAGGGGCTGCGAGCTCTGCGGCTCCAGCGCGTGCGCCGGGTGCGCCAGGGGAGCGGCCCGCGCCCCGAGGCCGGCGAGCGTGGTTCCCGCGATCAAGCGGATGGTCGGGACGACGCCCGCGCTGCTCAGCCTCATCCACCAGATCGGGAAGGTCGGGGCGAGCGACGCGACCGTGTTGATCCATGGCGAGAGCGGCACCGGGAAGGAGCTCGTCGCCGAGGCGATCCACGAGGTGAGCGCGCGGCGCGCGGGCCCGCTGATCAAGGTCAACTGCGCCGCCCTCGTCGAGACGCTGCTGCTCTCGGAGCTGTTCGGCCACGAGAAGGGGTCGTTCACCGGCGCGGCGTCGCGCCGTCGCGGGCGCTTCGAGCTCGCCGAGGGGGGAACGCTCTTCCTCGACGAGATCGGGGACATCTCGCCGCGCACGCAGGTCGCGCTGCTCCGCGTCCTGCAGGACAAGACCTTCGAGCGGGTCGGGGGTGTCACGCCGCTGCGCGCCAACGTGCGGATCCTCTGCGCGACCCACCGCGACCTGCGTGCGATGGTTGCCCGGGGCGAGTTCCGGGAAGATCTCTATTACCGGCTCCGGCAGGTCGTCCTCGAGGTCCCCGCGCTCCGCCATCGGCCGCGGGATCTGCCCGCGATCGCGACAGCGATCCTGGAGAGGATCGGCGGCGAGCGTGGCGTGGCGCCGAAGCGCCTCTCCAGCCGGGCCGTCGAGGCGCTCTCGCGGCACTCCTGGCCGGGGAACGTGCGCGAGCTCGAGAACGCCCTGCGCGCCGCGGCGATCTTCGCGGACGGCCAGGTGATCGATCTCGAGGATTTCACGACGAACGTCGAAGGGCTGCGGGAGCTCGAGGCCGCGGATCTGGCGAGCGCTCCGATGACACCGAGGGCTGGCATGCACCCTGCATTCGACTCGTCGAGAGACTCGCCGAGGGAGTCGTCCCGAGAGTTGCCCAGAGAGCCGACCAGCGGGCCGCGCTCGTCGGCGCCAGAGCAGGCGACGTCGGTGTCACATTCCCCGTCGACGCCTGCGGATCGCACGCCGCTGGAGCTCGCGTACGCTCAGGTCCGCGGAGGGGTCAGCCTCAGCGACATGAAGCGCGAGATCGAGCGCGAGTGCATTGCTAGGGCGCTCGACGAAAGTCGTGGGAACATCACACGCGCCGCCGTGCTCCTGGGCATGAAGCGCCCACGGCTTTCCCAGCTTGTGAAGCAGTATGGCTTTGGCGGGACTTCGGAGGATTGA
- a CDS encoding L-erythro-3,5-diaminohexanoate dehydrogenase gives MLNGLGVSSAATRPTLPAGDPLGTHRVLDPPGAMPQPAERLDADASRHFETEIVVDVQTLNIDAASFRQMEEASGGSPDGVARLVLETVARRGKQHNPVTGSGGMLLGVVRRVGSLAEHRGVAVGDRIATLASLSLTPLSLRRIIAVRPASAQIDVEGTAILFGSAPLARMPTDMPERLALALLDVAGAAPQVARLAGPRDSVVVLGAGGKSGLLCAAEARRCVGRAGRVIGIEASPELAADLRSLAICDHVAVLDARDPLAVRDAVLPFTGDAGADLTLSCVNVPGVELSAIVATRDRGKTYFFAMSTSFTAAALGAEGIGKDVDLYIGNGYAHGHAEHTLELVREHVALERLMTSRYG, from the coding sequence ATGTTGAACGGCCTCGGCGTGAGCTCCGCAGCGACGCGACCCACCCTCCCCGCAGGCGATCCGCTGGGCACGCACCGCGTGCTCGATCCACCGGGGGCGATGCCGCAGCCGGCGGAGCGGCTGGACGCCGACGCCTCGCGCCACTTCGAGACCGAGATCGTCGTCGATGTGCAGACGCTGAACATCGACGCCGCGAGCTTCCGCCAGATGGAGGAGGCGTCCGGCGGCAGCCCGGACGGCGTGGCGCGGCTCGTCCTCGAGACGGTGGCGCGCCGGGGCAAGCAGCACAACCCGGTCACCGGCTCGGGCGGCATGCTGCTCGGCGTCGTGCGCCGGGTCGGCTCGCTCGCCGAGCACCGCGGCGTCGCCGTCGGCGATCGCATCGCGACGCTCGCGTCGCTGTCGCTCACGCCGCTCTCGCTCCGCCGGATCATCGCCGTGCGGCCCGCGTCCGCGCAGATCGACGTCGAGGGCACCGCGATCCTCTTCGGGTCGGCGCCGCTCGCCCGGATGCCGACCGACATGCCCGAGCGGCTCGCCCTCGCGCTGCTCGACGTCGCCGGCGCGGCGCCTCAGGTGGCGCGCCTCGCCGGCCCGCGCGACAGCGTGGTGGTGCTCGGCGCAGGCGGAAAATCGGGCCTCCTGTGCGCGGCCGAGGCGCGGCGCTGCGTCGGCCGCGCCGGGCGCGTCATCGGGATCGAGGCGTCGCCGGAGCTCGCCGCCGACCTGCGCTCGCTCGCGATCTGCGACCACGTCGCGGTCCTCGACGCGCGCGACCCCCTCGCCGTGCGCGACGCCGTGCTGCCGTTCACCGGCGACGCGGGCGCCGACCTCACGCTCTCGTGCGTGAACGTCCCGGGCGTGGAGCTCAGCGCGATCGTCGCCACGCGCGATCGCGGCAAGACGTACTTCTTCGCGATGAGCACGAGCTTCACCGCCGCCGCCCTGGGGGCCGAGGGGATCGGCAAGGACGTGGACCTCTACATCGGCAACGGCTACGCCCACGGACACGCCGAGCACACGCTCGAGCTCGTGCGCGAGCACGTCGCGCTGGAGCGGCTCATGACCTCGCGCTACGGCTGA
- a CDS encoding ATP-binding protein has product MAPLGIDLRTRTTLVCGALALAIAASTLLRDRVRRVHLFFAAFAADVGLWYLSQSLFGFFQASIWERFTAILAVLLPQFALQLFEAMIPHDADRRSRLLRFAGVLVIPLFILVLVSREPGSWLDWLTRGCIFLYVFALLTAGLYTLGQRGKQSSSRATQRRVRFLVVIGALAGLASVADFAWFLGAEPPPVGAALSIVFLFVLAQALRHERLLDAYEMLARLLVATAVAFLIALIFYLLLTFIGGFNTMYLNAVLAAIVILVLFDPLRERVEEQLQRLFLRERFDLDRSLAEARRRLVHTLEVDEMGSIVMSALEQSRRVTAAALYLRDQDGTGFDRLASLGPRVPERIEVATARALLDRLDRGPLAMEELEREARERRARRSQSDADDDGNFARRTEVRPQVPEDAVLAAAEVLGSLCSGVVLCARDEQGEPIGLLVVADTRVRDAFSPEELTLLETLAAQIGVVLENSRLYAQMKERDRLALLGQMAAGLAHEIRNPLGAIKGAAQLLADPVPEAQIDAASREFLGIILEEVDRLDRVVGSVLDLARPAQGSVVPTDVNAIVRRTLQVLSIERRNDQLEVEVTLDPGLPRVAIDPEQLRQVLMNLFRNAVQAMKGRGKVVISTRVRFGRGTRPGSGSDEPFVELNVTDNGPGISQKVLANIFLPFFTTKDKGTGLGLSISQRIAQSAGGRIEVRSYEGKGSTFAVILPAAVDKLGAPQPSPAALAPAEPAPQERPG; this is encoded by the coding sequence GTGGCGCCGCTCGGGATCGATCTCCGCACACGGACGACCCTTGTCTGCGGGGCCCTCGCCCTCGCCATCGCGGCGTCGACGCTGCTGCGGGACCGCGTCCGCCGCGTCCACCTCTTCTTCGCCGCGTTCGCCGCCGACGTCGGGCTCTGGTACCTCTCGCAGTCGCTCTTCGGCTTCTTCCAGGCCTCGATCTGGGAGCGCTTCACGGCGATCCTCGCCGTGCTGCTCCCGCAGTTCGCGCTGCAGCTCTTCGAGGCGATGATCCCCCATGACGCGGATCGGCGCTCGCGGCTGCTCCGGTTCGCGGGGGTGCTCGTCATCCCGCTGTTCATCCTCGTGCTGGTGAGCCGGGAGCCGGGCTCGTGGCTCGACTGGCTCACGCGCGGCTGCATTTTCCTCTACGTCTTCGCGCTGCTCACCGCGGGGCTGTACACGCTCGGCCAGCGCGGCAAGCAGAGCTCCTCGCGCGCGACGCAGCGGCGCGTGCGGTTCCTCGTGGTGATCGGCGCGCTCGCCGGGCTCGCCAGCGTCGCCGACTTCGCCTGGTTCCTCGGCGCCGAGCCGCCGCCCGTCGGCGCGGCGCTCTCGATCGTGTTCCTGTTCGTCCTCGCCCAGGCGCTGCGTCACGAGCGCCTGCTCGACGCCTACGAGATGCTCGCGCGCCTGCTCGTCGCCACGGCGGTCGCGTTCCTGATCGCGCTGATCTTCTATCTCCTGCTCACGTTCATCGGCGGCTTCAACACGATGTACCTGAACGCGGTGCTCGCCGCGATCGTCATCCTGGTGCTGTTCGACCCGCTGCGGGAGCGCGTCGAGGAGCAGCTCCAGCGCCTCTTCCTGCGGGAGCGGTTCGATCTCGATCGCTCGCTCGCGGAGGCCCGGCGGCGCCTCGTGCACACGCTCGAGGTGGACGAGATGGGCTCGATCGTGATGAGCGCGCTCGAGCAGTCGCGCCGCGTCACGGCGGCGGCGCTCTACCTGCGCGATCAGGACGGGACGGGCTTCGACAGGCTCGCCTCGCTCGGGCCGCGGGTCCCCGAGCGGATCGAGGTGGCGACCGCGAGGGCGCTGCTCGATCGCCTCGACCGGGGGCCGCTCGCGATGGAGGAGCTGGAGCGCGAGGCCCGCGAGCGGCGGGCGCGCCGCAGCCAGAGCGACGCGGACGACGACGGCAACTTCGCGCGGCGGACGGAGGTGCGGCCCCAGGTCCCCGAGGACGCGGTGCTCGCGGCGGCCGAGGTGCTCGGCAGCCTCTGCTCGGGCGTGGTGCTTTGCGCGCGCGACGAGCAAGGCGAGCCCATCGGGCTCCTGGTCGTGGCGGACACGCGCGTGCGCGACGCGTTCTCGCCCGAGGAGCTGACCCTGCTCGAGACGCTCGCCGCGCAGATCGGCGTCGTCCTGGAGAACTCGCGGCTCTACGCGCAGATGAAGGAGCGAGACCGGCTCGCGCTCCTCGGCCAGATGGCGGCCGGGCTCGCGCACGAGATCAGGAACCCGCTCGGCGCGATCAAGGGGGCGGCGCAGCTGCTCGCCGATCCCGTGCCGGAGGCGCAGATCGACGCGGCGTCGCGCGAGTTCCTCGGGATCATCCTCGAGGAGGTCGACCGGCTCGATCGCGTCGTAGGTTCGGTGCTCGATCTCGCGCGGCCGGCGCAGGGCTCGGTCGTCCCGACCGACGTGAACGCGATCGTGCGCCGCACCCTGCAGGTGCTCTCGATCGAGCGCAGGAACGACCAGCTCGAGGTCGAGGTCACGCTGGATCCTGGTCTCCCCCGCGTCGCCATCGATCCAGAGCAGCTGCGGCAGGTGCTGATGAACCTGTTCCGCAACGCCGTCCAGGCCATGAAGGGCCGGGGCAAGGTGGTGATCTCGACGCGCGTCCGCTTCGGCCGCGGCACGCGGCCCGGCTCGGGCTCGGATGAGCCGTTCGTCGAGCTCAACGTCACCGACAACGGCCCCGGGATCTCCCAGAAGGTGCTCGCGAACATCTTCCTGCCGTTCTTCACGACGAAGGACAAGGGGACCGGGCTCGGCCTGTCCATCAGCCAGCGCATCGCGCAGAGCGCCGGCGGCCGCATCGAGGTCCGGTCGTACGAGGGGAAGGGGAGCACCTTCGCCGTGATCCTCCCCGCCGCCGTCGACAAGCTGGGCGCGCCGCAGCCGTCGCCCGCGGCGCTGGCGCCTGCCGAGCCGGCCCCTCAGGAGCGGCCCGGCTGA